A stretch of the Bradyrhizobium arachidis genome encodes the following:
- the ftsZ gene encoding cell division protein FtsZ: MTGITDIHEMKARIVVFGVGGAGGNAVNNMITAGLEGVDFVVANTDAQALAMSKAKRLIQLGTQVTAGLGAGSQPELGRAAAEEAIDTIRNHLNGAHMVFVTAGMGGGTGTGAAPVVARAARELGILTIGVVTKPFYFEGTRRMRSAELGIEELLKSVDTLLIIPNQNLFRVASEKTTFADAFALADQVLYSGVACISDLIVKEGLINLDFADVLSVMKEKGKAMMGRGEASGEKRVLAAAVAAISNPLIENPSIKRASGLIISITGGRDLMLFEVDEAATRIRDEADPDANIIVGASFDESLEGIVRVSVVATGIDNVDPAQQAHTVESALTQLAGRLRNDGRRIADRIERGAPPPQVESPPLQARQPASQPARPHQDYARQAAPQPLDPYGRTAARNTIDEDLIDIPAFLRRTAS, from the coding sequence ATGACTGGCATCACCGATATTCACGAAATGAAGGCGCGCATCGTCGTATTCGGGGTCGGCGGCGCCGGCGGCAATGCCGTCAACAACATGATCACGGCCGGACTGGAAGGGGTCGACTTCGTCGTCGCCAATACCGACGCGCAGGCGCTCGCCATGTCGAAGGCCAAGCGCCTCATCCAGCTCGGCACACAGGTGACCGCAGGCCTCGGCGCCGGCTCGCAGCCGGAACTCGGACGCGCCGCGGCCGAAGAGGCCATCGATACGATCCGCAATCATCTGAACGGCGCACACATGGTGTTCGTGACCGCCGGCATGGGCGGCGGGACCGGCACCGGGGCTGCCCCCGTCGTCGCCAGGGCTGCGCGCGAGCTCGGCATTCTCACGATCGGCGTGGTCACCAAGCCATTCTACTTCGAGGGGACGCGCCGCATGCGCTCCGCCGAACTCGGCATCGAGGAGCTGCTGAAGTCAGTCGACACCCTCCTGATCATCCCGAACCAGAATCTGTTCCGGGTCGCCAGCGAGAAGACCACATTCGCCGATGCCTTCGCCCTTGCCGACCAGGTGCTCTATTCGGGCGTGGCCTGCATCAGCGACCTCATCGTCAAGGAAGGCCTGATCAATCTGGATTTTGCCGACGTTCTCTCCGTCATGAAGGAGAAGGGCAAGGCCATGATGGGACGGGGCGAGGCTTCCGGCGAGAAGCGCGTGCTCGCCGCCGCCGTCGCCGCAATTTCCAACCCATTGATCGAAAACCCCTCGATCAAGCGCGCCAGTGGCCTCATCATATCGATCACCGGCGGCAGGGATCTCATGCTGTTCGAGGTCGACGAAGCCGCGACCCGGATTCGCGACGAGGCCGATCCGGACGCCAACATCATCGTCGGCGCGTCCTTCGATGAAAGCCTCGAAGGCATCGTCCGCGTCTCGGTGGTGGCGACCGGCATCGATAATGTCGACCCGGCGCAGCAGGCGCATACGGTGGAAAGCGCACTGACGCAGCTCGCCGGCCGGCTGCGCAACGACGGCCGCCGCATCGCCGATCGCATCGAGCGCGGCGCACCGCCTCCGCAAGTGGAAAGCCCGCCGCTCCAGGCCCGCCAGCCCGCGAGCCAACCGGCAAGGCCGCATCAGGACTATGCGCGCCAGGCGGCTCCGCAGCCGCTCGATCCCTACGGCCGCACCGCTGCGCGCAATACGATCGACGAAGACCTCATCGATATCCCGGCCTTTTTGCGCCGCACGGCGAGCTGA